From Hippea alviniae EP5-r, the proteins below share one genomic window:
- a CDS encoding NAD(P)H-quinone oxidoreductase → MKAVICDGFGGIDVLKVVDVEKPKPKPNQVLIKVIATSINRPDLVQREGKYPPPPGESEILGLEVAGIIEELGEDVKGWKVGDRVMSLVGGGGYAEYAVAYADHLIPIPESMSFEEAACVCESYITAYLNVFLLGELKDNNYAIFHGGGGGVNTAAIQITRALTKNVKIIVTAAPEKIEKVKELGADLVINFKETPDFSDIVKEYTNKKGVDVILDHVGAKYLMPNIKSLAYAGRLVIIGVISGIKAEINLGLVMVKRHKIIGSVLRSRPVEEKAEIIRAFRENVMPKFADRTIVPIIEKIIPIDNVKEAHRLMEEDKHFGKIVLKIQEP, encoded by the coding sequence ATGAAAGCCGTAATATGCGATGGATTCGGTGGAATTGATGTATTAAAGGTTGTTGATGTTGAAAAACCAAAGCCAAAACCCAATCAGGTTTTAATAAAGGTAATAGCAACATCTATAAACAGGCCAGACCTTGTCCAAAGGGAAGGCAAATACCCACCACCACCCGGAGAAAGCGAAATACTCGGTCTTGAAGTTGCAGGCATAATAGAAGAGTTGGGCGAAGATGTAAAGGGATGGAAGGTTGGCGATAGGGTTATGAGCCTTGTTGGTGGCGGTGGATATGCAGAATACGCCGTTGCATACGCAGACCATCTGATACCAATACCAGAAAGTATGAGTTTTGAAGAAGCTGCATGTGTTTGCGAGTCGTATATAACAGCCTACTTAAATGTGTTTTTATTGGGTGAGTTAAAGGATAATAACTATGCAATTTTCCATGGTGGTGGTGGTGGAGTAAATACAGCTGCCATTCAGATAACAAGGGCTTTAACGAAAAATGTAAAAATCATCGTAACAGCCGCACCAGAAAAGATAGAAAAAGTAAAAGAGTTGGGTGCAGACTTGGTCATAAACTTCAAAGAGACACCCGATTTTTCAGACATCGTAAAGGAATATACAAATAAAAAGGGTGTTGATGTAATCTTAGACCATGTCGGCGCAAAGTATTTGATGCCAAACATAAAATCCTTAGCATACGCAGGAAGGCTTGTAATCATAGGCGTTATAAGTGGCATAAAGGCAGAGATAAACTTAGGCCTTGTAATGGTAAAAAGACACAAAATTATTGGCTCAGTCTTAAGGTCAAGACCAGTTGAAGAAAAGGCAGAGATAATAAGGGCATTCAGAGAAAATGTAATGCCTAAATTCGCAGACAGAACAATAGTGCCGATAATAGAGAAAATTATCCCGATAGACAATGTAAAAGAAGCGCACAGATTAATGGAAGAAGACAAGCACTTCGGAAAAATTGTTTTGAAGATCCAAGAACCTTAG
- the hypD gene encoding hydrogenase formation protein HypD, producing MNLDKFNDPEIVKKIALSIEQEASKIPKTVKIMHICGTHENSIVRFGLRDLLPQNINLIAGPGCPVCVTSSRDIDAIIDLALKENVKILTFGDMLKVPGSRLSFSKAKSMGADIQMIYSIFDAIEIAKDTNKPCIFFACGFETTAAPTAAALLEINLPNNFFIYSVHKYTPNGVYALLKSGKISMDGLILPGHASTISGLKAYERFVNEFSIPSVAAGFEAVDVMLAVLMIIKQINKKEAKIENSYKRVIRYEGNKKALEFLDRVFYLTDALWRGLGEIPESGYELKDEYERMDAKKQFSINYSDSYIEHQKGCRCSDVILGNIIPTECPLFAKRCTPADPIGPCMVSDEGTCKNWFDGGYGEI from the coding sequence GTGAATCTGGATAAATTCAACGACCCAGAGATTGTGAAAAAAATAGCACTATCAATAGAACAGGAAGCTTCAAAGATTCCCAAAACTGTTAAAATCATGCACATCTGCGGGACACACGAAAACTCTATCGTAAGGTTTGGACTAAGGGACTTATTGCCACAAAACATAAATTTAATCGCAGGGCCAGGCTGCCCTGTCTGTGTTACAAGTTCAAGGGATATAGACGCAATTATAGACCTTGCCTTAAAAGAAAATGTGAAAATACTCACATTTGGCGACATGCTGAAAGTTCCGGGAAGCAGGCTCTCTTTTTCCAAAGCAAAGTCAATGGGTGCTGATATTCAAATGATATACAGCATATTCGATGCTATCGAGATAGCAAAAGACACAAACAAGCCATGCATATTTTTTGCATGTGGATTTGAGACAACGGCAGCACCAACAGCAGCGGCCTTATTAGAGATAAACCTGCCGAACAACTTTTTCATCTATAGCGTGCATAAATACACGCCAAATGGTGTCTATGCACTTCTAAAGTCAGGCAAAATCTCGATGGATGGACTCATTCTGCCAGGTCATGCATCAACAATATCAGGGCTAAAGGCTTATGAGCGCTTTGTTAATGAGTTTTCCATACCATCTGTTGCTGCAGGCTTTGAAGCCGTTGATGTTATGCTCGCCGTCTTGATGATAATAAAGCAAATAAACAAAAAGGAAGCAAAGATTGAAAACTCATACAAAAGGGTCATTAGATACGAAGGCAATAAAAAAGCACTTGAGTTCTTGGATAGGGTTTTTTATCTAACTGATGCATTATGGCGTGGTCTTGGCGAAATTCCAGAAAGCGGATACGAACTAAAAGACGAATATGAAAGAATGGACGCCAAAAAGCAATTCTCAATAAACTATTCTGACTCTTACATAGAGCATCAGAAGGGTTGCAGATGCAGTGATGTAATTTTGGGCAATATAATACCAACTGAATGTCCACTGTTTGCAAAAAGATGCACTCCCGCAGATCCAATTGGTCCTTGTATGGTGTCAGATGAAGGCACATGCAAAAACTGGTTTGATGGAGGATACGGTGAAATCTGA
- a CDS encoding HypC/HybG/HupF family hydrogenase formation chaperone — protein MCLGIAMKVVEIYDGGMNGVVEAGGVKRHCFFHMVDDLKVGDYVIVHAGCAIEKIDEKEAMENMKLLEQVLEGDGSESG, from the coding sequence ATGTGCCTTGGCATAGCCATGAAGGTTGTCGAGATATACGATGGCGGAATGAACGGCGTTGTTGAAGCAGGTGGCGTAAAAAGGCACTGCTTTTTTCACATGGTTGATGATTTAAAAGTCGGAGATTATGTAATCGTCCATGCAGGATGTGCTATAGAGAAAATAGACGAAAAAGAAGCCATGGAGAACATGAAACTGCTTGAGCAGGTTTTGGAAGGAGATGGGAGTGAATCTGGATAA